A single window of Pungitius pungitius chromosome 20, fPunPun2.1, whole genome shotgun sequence DNA harbors:
- the faxca gene encoding failed axon connections homolog isoform X1, whose translation MYWRVGFAWTRSCVVDLSQNRSVSSGLLGSEERLSFSGYVVACPLRGHGPVMSALGSDSWWRKTLYLTGGALLAAAAYLLHELLSIRKEEELDSKDAIILHQFSRPETGVPSLSPFCLKMETYLRMVDLPYKNYFDGRLSPQGKMPWIEYNKEQVFGTEFIVDFLEERLGASLNAGLTPQERAMSRAITKMVEEHFYWTIAYCQWVDNLEETQKMLPVSGPLSDLLKWILSQLTGGIVKREMYGHGIGRFSEDEVYALMEKDMRTLATLLGDKKYLMGAKPSSVDAAVFSHLAPAMWTLPGTRPEQLIKGELINLAMYCERIRRRFWPEWFVDLEDFCYSDTAEDSDRKLRDLGLYSRTDTFRDATHTHSSHTPKDPLSPDSDPTGHSLYDSDMDTECSEMDHSKC comes from the exons ATGTACTGGCGCGTCGGGTTCGCCTGGACGCGGTCGTGTGTGGTCGACCTCAGCCAGAACCGGAGCGTCTCCTCCGGCCTGCTGGGCTCCGAGGAGCGGCTCTCGTTTTCCGGGTACGTCGTCGCCTGCCCTCTGCGGGGCCACGGCCCGGTGATGTCGGCGCTGGGCTCGGACTCGTGGTGGCGGAAGACGCTCTATTTGACCGGAGGGGCTctgctcgccgccgccgcctatTTGCTACACGAACTGCTCTCCATCAG aaaagaggaagagctcGACTCCAAAGATGCCATCATACTCCACCAGTTCTCCAGGCCCGAGACTGGCGTCCCTTCCCTGTCCCCTTTCTGCCTTAAGATGGAGACCTACCTCCGTATGGTGGACCTGCCCTACAAG AACTACTTTGACGGGAGGCTCTCGCCGCAGGGCAAGATGCCGTGGATCGAGTACAACAAGGAGCAGGTGTTCGGCACGGAGTTCATCGTCGACTTCCTGGAGGAGAGGCTGGGCGCGAGCCTCAACGCCGGCCTGACGCCGCAGGAGAGGGCCATGTCGCGCGCCATCACCAAGATGGTGGAGGAGCATTTCTACTG GACCATAGCCTACTGTCAGTGGGTGGACAACCTGGAGGAGACCCAGAAGATGCTGCCGGTGAGCGGGCCGCTGAGCGACCTGCTCAAGTGGATCCTGAGTCAGCTGACCGGCGGGATCGTCAAGCGGGAGATGTACGGGCACGGGATCGGGCGCTTCTCCGAGGACGAGGTGTACGCCCTGATGGAGAAGGACATGCGCACGCTGGCCACCTTGCTGG GTGACAAGAAGTACCTGATGGGCGCGAAGCCTTCGTCGGTAGACGCCGCCGTGTTTAGTCACCTGGCTCCTGCTATGTGGACTCTACCCGGGACGCGGCCTGAGCAGCTCATCAAAG ggGAGCTCATCAACCTGGCCATGTACTGCGAGCGCATCCGCCGGCGCTTCTGGCCCGAGTGGTTCGTGGACCTGGAGGACTTCTGCTACAGCGACACCGCAGAGGACAGCGACCGCAAACTGCGCGACCTCGGCCTCTACTCCCGCACGGACACGTTCCGGGAcgccacgcacacgcacagctcGCACACGCCGAAGGACCCTCTGTCGCCCGACAGCGACCCCACGGGCCACTCGCTGTACGACTCCGACATGGACACGGAGTGCTCCGAGATGGACCACAGCAAGTGTTGA
- the faxca gene encoding failed axon connections homolog isoform X2 has product MYWRVGFAWTRSCVVDLSQNRSVSSGLLGSEERLSFSGYVVACPLRGHGPVMSALGSDSWWRKTLYLTGGALLAAAAYLLHELLSIRKEEELDSKDAIILHQFSRPETGVPSLSPFCLKMETYLRMVDLPYKGKMPWIEYNKEQVFGTEFIVDFLEERLGASLNAGLTPQERAMSRAITKMVEEHFYWTIAYCQWVDNLEETQKMLPVSGPLSDLLKWILSQLTGGIVKREMYGHGIGRFSEDEVYALMEKDMRTLATLLGDKKYLMGAKPSSVDAAVFSHLAPAMWTLPGTRPEQLIKGELINLAMYCERIRRRFWPEWFVDLEDFCYSDTAEDSDRKLRDLGLYSRTDTFRDATHTHSSHTPKDPLSPDSDPTGHSLYDSDMDTECSEMDHSKC; this is encoded by the exons ATGTACTGGCGCGTCGGGTTCGCCTGGACGCGGTCGTGTGTGGTCGACCTCAGCCAGAACCGGAGCGTCTCCTCCGGCCTGCTGGGCTCCGAGGAGCGGCTCTCGTTTTCCGGGTACGTCGTCGCCTGCCCTCTGCGGGGCCACGGCCCGGTGATGTCGGCGCTGGGCTCGGACTCGTGGTGGCGGAAGACGCTCTATTTGACCGGAGGGGCTctgctcgccgccgccgcctatTTGCTACACGAACTGCTCTCCATCAG aaaagaggaagagctcGACTCCAAAGATGCCATCATACTCCACCAGTTCTCCAGGCCCGAGACTGGCGTCCCTTCCCTGTCCCCTTTCTGCCTTAAGATGGAGACCTACCTCCGTATGGTGGACCTGCCCTACAAG GGCAAGATGCCGTGGATCGAGTACAACAAGGAGCAGGTGTTCGGCACGGAGTTCATCGTCGACTTCCTGGAGGAGAGGCTGGGCGCGAGCCTCAACGCCGGCCTGACGCCGCAGGAGAGGGCCATGTCGCGCGCCATCACCAAGATGGTGGAGGAGCATTTCTACTG GACCATAGCCTACTGTCAGTGGGTGGACAACCTGGAGGAGACCCAGAAGATGCTGCCGGTGAGCGGGCCGCTGAGCGACCTGCTCAAGTGGATCCTGAGTCAGCTGACCGGCGGGATCGTCAAGCGGGAGATGTACGGGCACGGGATCGGGCGCTTCTCCGAGGACGAGGTGTACGCCCTGATGGAGAAGGACATGCGCACGCTGGCCACCTTGCTGG GTGACAAGAAGTACCTGATGGGCGCGAAGCCTTCGTCGGTAGACGCCGCCGTGTTTAGTCACCTGGCTCCTGCTATGTGGACTCTACCCGGGACGCGGCCTGAGCAGCTCATCAAAG ggGAGCTCATCAACCTGGCCATGTACTGCGAGCGCATCCGCCGGCGCTTCTGGCCCGAGTGGTTCGTGGACCTGGAGGACTTCTGCTACAGCGACACCGCAGAGGACAGCGACCGCAAACTGCGCGACCTCGGCCTCTACTCCCGCACGGACACGTTCCGGGAcgccacgcacacgcacagctcGCACACGCCGAAGGACCCTCTGTCGCCCGACAGCGACCCCACGGGCCACTCGCTGTACGACTCCGACATGGACACGGAGTGCTCCGAGATGGACCACAGCAAGTGTTGA
- the pou3f2a gene encoding POU domain, class 3, transcription factor 2a: MSGVLSGVTTSVNRSWPIKSGARRTTGARLCVPLAQRPGDAGERRLSAPWRKRVTVKGSLLLTPAITLAPIVMATATSNHYSVLTTPSSAPPPHSDSGSMQQAAAYRDAHTLLQNDYGALPVGGHPLSHAHQWITALSHGDSGAPWPSSPLGEQDVKPVLHDSDREELQNSSSLQQQQQQQQQRHPHLAHQQPHHDARAWRTSTATTHIPGMATSEGQSLVYSQSGFGLMPGGEQGGMHHHPLRDDDHHSHSPHLSEHGGGPGAHQQSLSHHHQHGGHQDHSDEDTPTSDELEQFAKQFKQRRIKLGFTQADVGLALGTLYGNVFSQTTICRFEALQLSFKNMCKLKPLLNKWLEEADSTSGSPTSLDKIAAQGRKRKKRTSIEVGVKGALESHFLKCPKPGAAEINSLAESLQLEKEVVRVWFCNRRQKEKRMTPAGGQLPGGEDMYGDTPPHHGGQTPVQ; the protein is encoded by the coding sequence ATGAGCGGGGTGCTGTCAGGGGTAACCACATCTGTCAACCGTTCTTGGCCAATAAAGAGCGGAGCGAGGCGGACCACAGGTGCGCGCCTCTGCGTCCCCTTGGCACAGCGCCCGGGAGATGCTGGAGAGAGACGCCTATCTGCCCCGTGGCGCAAAAGAGTTACTGTCAAAGGCAGCCTCCTTTTAACTCCGGCTATCACTCTGGCTCCGATAGTTATGGCGACCGCAACATCCAACCACTACAGCGTCCTCACCACCCCCAGCagcgcgccgccgccgcactCGGACTCCGGAAGCATGCAGCAGGCGGCGGCGTACAGGGACGCGCACACCTTGCTCCAGAACGACTACGGCGCGTTACCGGTCGGTGGCCACCCGCTCAGCCACGCGCATCAGTGGATCACGGCGCTGTCTCACGGTGACAGCGGGGCGCCCTGGCCGTCGAGTCCCCTCGGAGAGCAGGACGTGAAGCCCGTGCTGCACGACAGTGAccgagaggagctgcagaacTCCAgcagtctgcagcagcagcagcagcagcagcaacagcgaCACCCTCACCTCGCGCACCAGCAGCCACATCACGACGCCAGAGCATGGCGAACCAGCACCGCCACCACGCACATCCCCGGCATGGCGACGTCTGAGGGCCAGAGCCTGGTGTACTCCCAGTCCGGCTTCGGACTGATGCCAGGGGGAGAGCAAGGGGGGATGCACCACCACCCGCTGCGGGACGACGACCACCACAGCCACAGCCCGCACCTCAGTGAACACGGAGGCGGCCCCGGGGCCCACCAGCAGTCGCTCTCGCACCATCACCAGCACGGGGGCCACCAGGACCACTCGGACGAGGACACGCCGACCTCCGACGAGTTGGAGCAGTTTGCCAAACAGTTCAAGCAGCGACGCATCAAGCTGGGCTTCACCCAGGCGGACGTGGGACTGGCTCTCGGGACGCTCTATGGAAACGTTTTTTCTCAGACCACCATTTGCAGGTTCGAGGCGCTTCAGCTCAGCTTCAAAAACATGTGTAAACTCAAGCCCTTGTTGAACAAGTGGCTGGAGGAGGCGGACTCCACCTCGGGGAGTCCGACCAGCCTGGATAAAATCGCGGCGCAGggcaggaaaaggaaaaagaggaccTCCATCGAGGTGGGTGTAAAAGGGGCTCTGGAGAGCCATTTTCTCAAATGCCCAAAGCCGGGAGCCGCGGAGATCAACTCCCTGGCGGAGAGCctgcagctggagaaggaggtggtgCGGGTTTGGTTTTGTAACAGGcggcagaaggagaagaggatgaCGCCCGCTGGGGGACAGCTACCGGGAGGAGAGGACATGTACGGGGACACCCCTCCTCATCACGGAGGACAGACTCCCGTGCAGTGA